In a genomic window of [Chlorobium] sp. 445:
- a CDS encoding glycosyl transferase family 2 — protein sequence MIQGKKIVVVLPAYNAARTLEQTYREIPTDIVDDVILVDDASKDETLEVARRLGIRHIIRHERNRGYGGNQKTCYDKALSLGADVVIMLHPDYQYTPKLIAPMAHIIASGLYPVVFGSRILGKGALTGGMPLYKYVANRFLTLVQNLLMNQKLSEYHTGYRAFSREVLLKVNYHANSDDFIFDNQMVAQIFWAGFQIAEVTCPTKYFAEASSINFRRSVTYGFGVLGVSMQYALQKLGIWRFKIFEPTPCD from the coding sequence ATGATTCAGGGCAAGAAAATTGTCGTGGTTCTGCCAGCATATAATGCCGCGCGTACCTTAGAGCAAACCTACCGTGAAATCCCAACCGATATTGTCGATGATGTGATTTTGGTTGATGATGCCAGCAAAGATGAAACGCTTGAAGTTGCTCGTCGTTTGGGGATTCGTCATATCATTCGCCATGAACGCAATCGTGGATACGGTGGCAATCAGAAAACGTGCTACGACAAAGCGCTTTCGCTCGGTGCAGATGTGGTGATTATGCTTCATCCTGATTACCAGTACACGCCGAAACTTATTGCGCCCATGGCACATATCATTGCCAGCGGGCTTTATCCTGTGGTCTTCGGTTCTCGCATTTTAGGCAAAGGCGCACTTACGGGCGGTATGCCACTCTACAAGTATGTTGCCAATCGCTTTTTGACACTGGTTCAAAATCTGCTTATGAATCAAAAGCTATCGGAGTACCACACTGGCTACCGTGCTTTTTCTCGTGAAGTGCTGCTCAAAGTCAACTATCACGCCAATTCAGACGATTTTATTTTTGACAATCAAATGGTAGCCCAAATTTTCTGGGCAGGCTTTCAAATTGCAGAAGTCACATGCCCAACCAAGTATTTTGCTGAGGCGTCTTCAATTAATTTTCGACGCAGTGTCACCTACGGCTTTGGTGTGCTGGGCGTTTCTATGCAATATGCATTGCAAAAATTAGGCATCTGGCGCTTCAAGATTTTTGAGCCAACCCCATGCGATTGA
- a CDS encoding ferredoxin — translation MRFSHHLFTCTNTATCAQYGSEEIQQYLKARLKELKLHREIRANKSGCLDACGFSPVTVIYPEGIWYRITTVEEAEEILRQHILGGKPVERLMVRDLNPHYNFSKEHTTSASGS, via the coding sequence ATGCGATTTAGCCACCACCTTTTTACCTGCACAAATACCGCAACCTGTGCTCAGTATGGCAGTGAAGAGATTCAGCAATATCTCAAAGCGCGATTGAAAGAACTTAAGCTGCACCGCGAGATTCGCGCTAACAAATCTGGTTGCCTTGATGCCTGCGGGTTCAGTCCAGTAACCGTCATCTATCCTGAAGGCATTTGGTATCGAATTACCACCGTCGAAGAAGCCGAAGAAATTTTGCGTCAGCACATTCTGGGCGGCAAACCAGTCGAACGCTTGATGGTACGAGACCTCAATCCACATTACAACTTCAGCAAAGAGCATACAACATCGGCAAGTGGCTCATAA
- a CDS encoding ABC transporter, producing MSAAVELKHISKKFGEFYANKHVSLTVEHGSIHAIVGENGAGKSTLMKILYGMYLPDEGEIFIDGQRAILRSPADAIRLGVGMVHQHFMLVPTLSVLENVILGSEPVHKLRLDVATARQTLRSLSSQFGLFVEPDALVSSLSVGEEQRVEILKLLYRNARILILDEPTAVLTPLEVQQLFSTLKALAAKGNTILVITHKLDEVLSFSDYVSVMRQGELVKTLPTKETDKHALARLMVGKDVLFSLSKSATATNDTVLNVHALTYIDAKGVRRLDQLSFSIAAGEIYGIAGVEGNGQSELLKTLWGMIDEGARVSGEILLSGISLLDKTPREIAQLGVSHVPEDRLRYAVVPSYTIAENLVFGRHHEPSFSARFGFRLDALHAFCHEMIQKFDVRSARGISPSERIENLSGGNQQKVVSARELSRPNLKLLILAQPTRGVDIGAIEFIHQRILDVRSQGVAILLISAELEEIIMLSDRIGCLYKGNIRYEFSYEETLRLRESVMEFERKIGEYIT from the coding sequence ATGTCAGCCGCTGTAGAATTGAAGCACATTTCGAAGAAGTTCGGTGAGTTTTATGCCAATAAGCATGTTTCGCTCACGGTTGAGCATGGCTCGATTCATGCTATTGTTGGCGAGAATGGTGCGGGCAAATCTACCTTGATGAAAATTCTTTACGGAATGTATCTGCCTGATGAAGGTGAGATTTTCATTGATGGGCAGCGCGCCATTTTACGCTCACCTGCCGATGCCATTCGATTGGGCGTGGGTATGGTGCATCAACATTTTATGCTGGTGCCCACGCTGAGCGTCCTCGAAAATGTCATTCTTGGCAGTGAGCCTGTGCATAAGCTTCGACTCGATGTTGCAACAGCACGCCAGACGCTGCGCTCCCTCTCAAGCCAGTTTGGTCTCTTCGTCGAGCCCGATGCACTGGTCAGTTCTCTCTCTGTCGGTGAAGAACAGCGCGTTGAAATTTTGAAGTTGCTCTACCGCAATGCCCGCATTCTGATTCTCGATGAACCTACTGCCGTGCTCACGCCACTCGAAGTGCAGCAACTTTTCTCTACACTCAAAGCGCTGGCTGCAAAAGGGAACACTATACTCGTCATTACACATAAACTCGATGAAGTTCTCAGTTTCTCTGACTATGTAAGCGTGATGCGACAAGGTGAGCTTGTTAAGACACTTCCGACCAAAGAGACTGACAAACACGCACTTGCACGCTTGATGGTTGGCAAAGATGTGCTGTTTAGTCTCTCCAAGTCCGCCACTGCGACCAACGATACAGTCTTGAATGTGCATGCTCTTACCTACATTGATGCAAAGGGCGTTCGGCGTTTGGATCAGTTATCGTTTTCTATTGCGGCTGGTGAAATCTATGGCATTGCTGGTGTTGAAGGCAATGGACAATCCGAATTGCTCAAAACTCTCTGGGGCATGATTGATGAGGGCGCGCGTGTCTCTGGTGAGATTTTGCTCTCGGGCATCTCACTCTTAGACAAAACGCCACGAGAAATTGCGCAACTTGGAGTCTCACATGTACCAGAAGATCGGCTACGCTATGCGGTTGTACCCTCTTACACGATTGCAGAGAATCTTGTGTTTGGACGGCACCATGAGCCGAGTTTCTCAGCACGCTTCGGGTTTAGGCTCGATGCCCTTCACGCCTTCTGCCATGAGATGATTCAAAAGTTTGATGTGCGTTCTGCTAGAGGAATTTCGCCCAGTGAGCGCATTGAGAATCTCTCAGGCGGCAATCAGCAAAAAGTGGTATCGGCACGTGAACTTTCGCGTCCAAATCTCAAACTGCTCATTTTGGCGCAGCCCACGCGCGGCGTCGACATCGGCGCCATTGAGTTTATTCATCAACGGATTTTGGACGTGCGTTCGCAAGGCGTTGCCATTTTGCTCATTTCTGCGGAACTCGAAGAAATCATCATGCTCTCGGATAGAATTGGCTGCCTTTACAAAGGCAACATTCGATACGAATTTTCTTATGAAGAAACTTTACGCCTACGCGAGAGCGTGATGGAGTTCGAAAGAAAAATCGGTGAATACATCACTTAA
- a CDS encoding NADPH-dependent 7-cyano-7-deazaguanine reductase QueF produces MKPELLETFENKFPDRDYTIEIVNPEFTSVCPKTGLPDFGTVTIRYVPDKVCVELKSLKYYFLEYRNAGIFYENVTNTILDHLQAVLKPREITVITEWKARGGITEKVTAEYKGKPQRTRTGFVVESRSQD; encoded by the coding sequence ATGAAGCCAGAACTGCTCGAAACGTTTGAGAATAAATTCCCTGACCGTGATTACACGATTGAAATTGTCAATCCTGAGTTTACATCCGTCTGTCCCAAGACTGGCTTGCCAGACTTTGGCACAGTTACCATTCGCTATGTGCCCGATAAAGTCTGTGTGGAGTTGAAGTCGCTCAAATACTACTTTCTCGAATACCGTAATGCTGGGATTTTCTATGAGAATGTAACCAACACGATTTTGGATCACTTGCAGGCGGTGTTAAAACCACGAGAGATTACGGTGATCACCGAATGGAAAGCCCGTGGCGGTATCACAGAAAAAGTAACAGCGGAATACAAAGGTAAGCCACAGCGCACGCGTACAGGCTTTGTGGTCGAGAGCCGTTCGCAGGATTAA
- the pyrF gene encoding orotidine-5'-phosphate decarboxylase, whose amino-acid sequence MIKTRLNQYIAEKHSWLCVGLDPDMEKIPSLFLNRADPVLEFMRAVVRATAEWAVAYKPNFAFYEALGLKGLRALEAIMMELPKQAISIADAKRADIGNTSRLYAKAFFETWGFDAVTVPPYMGYDSIEPFLAYKEKLSFVLCLTSNRGAEDFEERRLQSGKRLYEAVLHKANEWNQFGNVGLVAGATRTEALHEIRQAAPELCLLIPGVGAQGGSLTEAIRYGVDKEKASAVINIGRALIYPEGEYKTVSAFEQAIAKRAEEHVQKMRQALCD is encoded by the coding sequence ATGATTAAAACACGGCTCAATCAATACATCGCAGAAAAGCACTCATGGCTCTGTGTAGGTTTAGACCCCGATATGGAAAAAATCCCATCGCTGTTTTTGAACCGTGCAGACCCTGTACTGGAATTTATGCGCGCAGTTGTCAGAGCAACAGCAGAATGGGCAGTGGCTTACAAACCTAATTTTGCCTTCTACGAAGCACTCGGACTTAAAGGATTGCGTGCGCTCGAGGCAATAATGATGGAATTACCCAAGCAAGCAATCTCGATTGCTGATGCAAAGCGTGCAGATATTGGCAATACTTCGCGCCTATATGCAAAAGCGTTTTTTGAGACATGGGGTTTTGATGCCGTAACAGTGCCGCCGTACATGGGCTATGACTCGATTGAGCCATTTCTTGCCTATAAAGAGAAACTGAGTTTTGTGCTGTGTTTGACATCCAATCGTGGCGCAGAAGATTTTGAAGAGCGCAGGTTACAAAGTGGAAAGCGGCTCTATGAAGCTGTGCTGCATAAAGCAAACGAGTGGAATCAATTTGGGAATGTGGGGCTTGTAGCTGGGGCGACACGCACCGAAGCCCTGCACGAAATCCGACAAGCCGCGCCAGAGTTATGTCTCTTGATACCGGGGGTCGGTGCACAAGGTGGCTCACTGACAGAAGCCATACGCTATGGTGTCGACAAAGAAAAGGCGTCAGCTGTCATCAATATCGGTCGTGCACTGATTTATCCTGAGGGAGAATACAAGACTGTATCTGCCTTCGAGCAGGCTATAGCCAAAAGAGCAGAAGAGCATGTGCAGAAAATGCGCCAAGCCCTTTGCGATTAA
- the trpB gene encoding tryptophan synthase subunit beta, with product MITQPFSYAAPDARGHFGIYGGKFVPETLIKNAEDLEREYTRAKADPEFWAEYEDLLTHFVGRPTPLYYAKRLSEELGGAKIYLKREDLCHTGAHKINNAIGQVLLAKRMGKPRIIAETGAGQHGVATATVCALFGLECVVYMGEEDIARQAPNVARMKLLGATVVPVSSGSRTLKDATSEAIRDWVTNPDETFYIIGSVVGMHPYPMMVRDFQSVIGKETRAQILEREEKLPTLITACVGGGSNAMGMFYPFLNDVPQVKLVGVEAAGEGLDKRHAATLTKGKPGVLHGAMMYLLQNDDGQIELAHSISAGLDYPGVGPEHSYLKDLGLVQYECATDDEAMQALKTLARTEGIICAIETAHAVHYAIQTAPKMKHDEILIICLSGRGDKDLNTIMTYFEMQ from the coding sequence ATGATCACTCAACCCTTCTCTTATGCTGCCCCAGATGCGCGCGGGCACTTTGGCATATATGGCGGCAAGTTTGTCCCAGAAACCCTCATCAAAAATGCCGAGGACTTAGAGCGTGAATATACTCGTGCAAAAGCTGACCCTGAATTTTGGGCGGAGTACGAGGATTTGCTCACGCACTTTGTTGGTCGTCCTACGCCGCTTTACTATGCCAAACGTCTTTCTGAAGAACTTGGCGGCGCAAAAATTTACCTTAAACGTGAAGACCTCTGCCACACAGGCGCACACAAAATCAACAATGCGATTGGACAAGTTCTGCTTGCCAAACGCATGGGCAAACCGCGGATTATTGCTGAAACTGGTGCAGGTCAGCATGGTGTTGCTACGGCAACAGTCTGCGCGCTCTTTGGCTTGGAGTGTGTCGTCTATATGGGAGAGGAAGACATTGCGCGCCAAGCTCCAAATGTGGCAAGGATGAAACTCTTAGGTGCAACAGTTGTACCTGTTTCATCGGGTAGCCGTACGCTCAAAGATGCCACCAGCGAAGCCATCCGCGACTGGGTAACGAACCCTGATGAGACATTTTACATTATCGGTTCAGTTGTCGGCATGCATCCTTATCCCATGATGGTGCGTGATTTTCAAAGTGTGATTGGTAAAGAGACTCGCGCGCAAATTTTGGAACGCGAGGAAAAACTGCCGACACTTATCACAGCTTGCGTGGGTGGCGGCTCCAATGCGATGGGCATGTTTTATCCTTTTTTGAACGATGTGCCACAGGTCAAACTCGTTGGCGTAGAGGCTGCTGGTGAAGGCTTAGACAAACGCCATGCGGCAACCCTGACCAAAGGCAAGCCCGGTGTTCTGCACGGCGCCATGATGTATCTGCTGCAAAACGATGATGGGCAAATTGAACTTGCACATTCTATTTCTGCTGGCTTAGATTATCCGGGCGTCGGTCCTGAACATAGCTACCTCAAGGACTTAGGTCTCGTTCAATACGAATGTGCTACCGATGATGAAGCCATGCAAGCTCTCAAAACACTTGCGCGCACTGAAGGCATTATCTGCGCAATTGAAACTGCGCATGCCGTTCATTACGCAATTCAAACCGCACCTAAGATGAAACACGATGAGATACTCATTATCTGCCTTTCTGGACGTGGCGATAAAGACCTTAACACAATCATGACCTACTTTGAGATGCAGTAG
- a CDS encoding chaperone protein ClpB produces MNFNPNKFTLRAQEAFQDAVDKASKNQHQQIEPEHLLWALLCKRENIAFQICEKMGVQTEMLISILEREIDRFPKVTGASVSGQYLSQNLAKILDGASSIAESMKDEFIGSEHLFLAMVESAQKVGRILTDAGVSKDKVLQALATLRGSQRITDPNAEDRYNALKKYSRDLNDLARRGKLDPVIGRDEEIRRVLQILSRRTKNNPILIGEPGVGKTAIAEGIAQRIVAGDVPENLKSKRIHALDVAALVAGTKFRGDFEERLKAIVSEVQQSDGEVILFIDEIHLLVGAGATEGGSMDAANILKPALARGELRAIGATTLDEYRKYIEKDAALERRFQTVFVQEPSVEDTISILRGLKEKYEIHHGVRITDAAIVAAAELSNRYISDRFLPDKAIDLIDEAASKLRLEIDSMPEELDKINREIRRLEIEREALRRELEVRNT; encoded by the coding sequence ATGAACTTTAATCCGAACAAATTTACTCTGCGTGCGCAAGAAGCATTTCAAGACGCAGTAGATAAAGCAAGCAAAAATCAGCATCAGCAAATTGAGCCCGAGCACCTGCTCTGGGCGCTGCTCTGCAAGCGAGAAAATATCGCCTTTCAGATTTGTGAAAAGATGGGCGTGCAGACCGAAATGCTCATCTCAATTTTGGAACGCGAAATTGACCGATTCCCAAAGGTAACAGGCGCATCGGTCTCAGGGCAGTATCTCTCACAAAATCTTGCCAAAATTCTCGATGGGGCCTCGAGCATTGCGGAAAGTATGAAAGATGAATTCATCGGCTCAGAGCATCTTTTTCTTGCTATGGTCGAGTCTGCTCAAAAAGTAGGTCGCATTCTGACGGATGCAGGCGTAAGCAAAGACAAAGTGCTGCAAGCCTTGGCAACACTGCGTGGCTCACAACGCATCACCGATCCGAATGCCGAAGACCGATACAACGCCCTCAAAAAATACTCGCGCGATCTCAATGATTTGGCACGAAGAGGCAAACTCGATCCGGTCATCGGGCGCGATGAAGAAATCCGTCGGGTCTTGCAAATTCTTTCGCGCCGCACAAAGAACAATCCCATTCTTATCGGTGAGCCGGGCGTAGGTAAAACTGCCATTGCTGAAGGTATTGCGCAGCGCATCGTGGCAGGCGATGTCCCTGAAAACTTGAAGAGCAAACGCATTCATGCACTGGATGTTGCAGCACTCGTGGCAGGCACAAAATTCAGAGGTGATTTTGAAGAACGCCTCAAAGCAATCGTAAGTGAAGTGCAGCAATCCGATGGCGAGGTGATTTTGTTCATTGACGAAATCCACTTGCTGGTGGGCGCAGGTGCAACAGAAGGCGGCTCAATGGATGCAGCAAATATCCTCAAACCAGCGCTGGCACGCGGCGAACTGCGAGCAATTGGTGCGACAACACTTGACGAATACCGCAAGTATATTGAAAAAGACGCTGCACTCGAGCGCCGCTTCCAGACCGTATTCGTGCAAGAGCCAAGTGTGGAAGATACAATTTCCATTTTGCGTGGCTTGAAAGAAAAATATGAGATTCATCACGGCGTGCGCATCACCGATGCGGCTATTGTGGCAGCAGCAGAACTCTCAAACCGATACATCTCCGACAGATTTCTGCCCGACAAAGCAATCGACCTTATTGATGAAGCTGCCTCCAAATTGCGATTGGAAATCGATAGCATGCCAGAAGAGTTAGATAAAATCAACCGAGAGATTCGTCGCCTCGAAATTGAGCGCGAAGCCTTGCGGCGTGAATTAGAAGTGCGCAACACCTAA
- a CDS encoding histidine triad nucleotide-binding protein produces MARSLYQEDCIFCKIAAERIPSKKVLSTDKIFAFHDINPVAPTHILIVPKVHIETLNDLTADDAELVGHLFVAAKDIAKSLGLDERGYRTVINCNREGGQTVFHLHVHLIAGKPMGWPPFPLA; encoded by the coding sequence ATGGCTCGCTCACTCTATCAAGAAGATTGCATTTTCTGCAAAATCGCAGCAGAACGCATTCCATCAAAGAAAGTGCTTAGCACCGACAAAATTTTCGCCTTTCACGACATTAACCCTGTAGCCCCAACGCACATTCTCATTGTCCCGAAAGTCCATATCGAGACGCTCAACGACCTTACAGCAGATGATGCTGAACTGGTCGGGCATCTTTTTGTGGCTGCAAAAGATATTGCAAAATCGCTTGGTCTGGATGAGCGTGGCTACCGGACCGTGATCAACTGCAACCGTGAGGGCGGGCAGACGGTCTTTCACCTGCATGTGCATCTGATTGCAGGTAAGCCAATGGGCTGGCCACCGTTCCCACTTGCCTAA
- a CDS encoding aminodeoxychorismate lyase: MMQIFWRVTSKLLFLLFMLGTVALGFAYMYLFKSSLNSGRYDEPKLVKIHRGMTFMQIANELQKEGVIKHTLPLQIVARFMPELTNIKPGRYYIPSGMTSAQLLRFMCTRKQDEVKVRIPEVSRGTQVAQIIGQSLDTDSATFMKAFSDSALLKELDVDAPNFEGYFLANTYTLPWSMTAEDVIRYFVKELRKVFNDSLRELARKRGLSEVEVLTLASIVEAETGLASERVLVAGVYLNRLEKGMLLQADPTFIYAAILDNDYDGNPNNPKHRKRDSPYNTYLYRGLPPGPIGNPTKESILAVLNPAKTKYLYFVATGYGGHRFAETAEQHAVNAALYYARRKELRDSLKAAAQQSLKE; the protein is encoded by the coding sequence ATGATGCAGATATTCTGGCGTGTAACTTCAAAATTATTGTTCTTGCTCTTTATGCTCGGCACTGTTGCACTGGGCTTTGCGTACATGTATCTGTTCAAATCCTCACTGAATTCTGGACGCTATGATGAGCCCAAACTGGTCAAAATTCATCGTGGCATGACTTTTATGCAGATTGCAAACGAGTTGCAAAAAGAAGGTGTCATCAAACACACTTTGCCCTTGCAAATTGTGGCGCGCTTCATGCCAGAACTTACAAACATCAAGCCTGGGCGATACTACATCCCAAGCGGAATGACCAGTGCGCAATTGCTGCGCTTTATGTGCACTCGCAAACAAGATGAAGTCAAAGTCCGCATCCCTGAAGTCTCGCGTGGCACACAAGTGGCTCAAATCATTGGACAAAGTCTCGACACCGATTCGGCGACATTTATGAAAGCCTTCTCTGATTCTGCATTACTCAAGGAACTGGATGTGGATGCCCCGAACTTCGAGGGCTACTTTTTGGCAAATACTTACACGCTGCCGTGGTCCATGACTGCCGAAGATGTGATTCGCTATTTTGTTAAGGAATTACGAAAAGTGTTCAACGATAGCCTACGCGAGCTGGCACGTAAGCGTGGCTTGAGTGAAGTCGAAGTGCTTACCTTAGCCTCGATTGTGGAAGCTGAAACCGGATTAGCTTCAGAGCGAGTGCTTGTGGCAGGGGTCTATCTCAACCGTTTAGAAAAAGGCATGCTGCTGCAAGCCGACCCGACTTTTATCTACGCTGCCATTCTGGATAATGACTACGATGGCAATCCTAACAACCCTAAACATCGCAAGCGTGATTCACCTTACAACACCTATCTTTATCGCGGATTGCCACCTGGACCTATCGGCAACCCTACAAAAGAATCTATCTTAGCCGTACTCAATCCAGCTAAAACAAAGTATCTCTATTTTGTGGCAACAGGCTACGGTGGGCATCGCTTTGCCGAAACTGCTGAGCAACATGCCGTCAATGCGGCACTCTACTACGCTCGCCGAAAAGAACTGCGCGACAGTCTCAAAGCGGCAGCACAACAGTCGCTCAAAGAATAA
- a CDS encoding tRNA guanosine(34) transglycosylase Tgt — translation MQFELQKKDVHSAARAGKITTAHGEILTPVFMPVGTRGSVRAVEPRELLEIGAQIILANTYHLYLRPSTALLVKAGGVHNFISWHRPILTDSGGYQVFSLSELRQMSEEGVIFKSHLDGSKHFFTPESVVDAQRCIGSDIMMVLDECPPHHAAREYIKASSELTIRWAARAQAHFAKTSPLYGYEQTLFAITQGGTFDDLRTESTKRLVEMDFEGYAIGGLAVGEPEEAMYRVLELSHPLLPEHKPRYLMGVGTPINILNAIERGIDMFDCVLPTREGRNGRVYTRYGALNIRAAKYAEDFRPLDEGFENYVCQNFSRAYIRHLFNVDEILGLQLCSLQNLSFFLWLTHTARARILDGTFKAWKEEFIEQFQSGEKIGAL, via the coding sequence ATGCAATTTGAACTGCAAAAAAAAGACGTCCATTCGGCGGCTCGAGCGGGCAAAATTACGACGGCGCACGGGGAGATTCTAACGCCTGTCTTCATGCCTGTTGGTACGCGTGGCAGCGTACGTGCCGTTGAGCCACGTGAACTTCTTGAGATTGGTGCCCAAATCATTCTTGCCAACACATATCACCTTTATTTGCGACCCTCAACAGCGCTGCTCGTCAAAGCTGGCGGCGTGCACAATTTCATCAGCTGGCACAGACCTATTCTGACCGATAGCGGTGGCTATCAAGTTTTTTCACTCTCAGAACTGCGTCAGATGAGCGAAGAGGGCGTGATATTCAAATCGCATCTGGATGGCTCAAAGCATTTCTTTACACCTGAAAGTGTCGTAGATGCGCAGCGATGCATCGGCAGCGATATCATGATGGTCTTAGATGAATGTCCACCGCACCATGCAGCGCGAGAGTATATCAAAGCCTCAAGTGAACTTACGATTCGCTGGGCAGCACGAGCGCAAGCCCATTTTGCCAAAACGTCGCCCCTCTACGGCTACGAGCAAACGCTGTTTGCAATTACGCAAGGCGGAACATTTGATGATTTGCGCACCGAATCCACCAAGCGTCTGGTTGAAATGGATTTTGAGGGTTATGCTATTGGTGGACTTGCAGTTGGCGAGCCTGAAGAAGCAATGTATCGTGTCTTAGAACTCTCGCATCCGTTATTGCCCGAACATAAACCGCGTTACCTGATGGGCGTTGGCACACCTATCAACATTCTCAATGCAATTGAGCGTGGCATCGATATGTTTGACTGTGTTCTACCAACTCGTGAAGGCAGAAATGGTAGAGTCTACACACGCTATGGCGCCCTCAACATTCGTGCCGCCAAGTATGCCGAAGACTTCCGCCCGCTTGACGAAGGCTTTGAGAACTATGTCTGTCAAAACTTTTCTCGAGCTTACATCCGTCATCTTTTCAATGTCGATGAAATTTTAGGGCTTCAACTCTGTTCGCTTCAAAATTTGTCATTTTTTCTTTGGCTCACACACACTGCACGCGCACGCATTCTCGATGGCACCTTCAAGGCGTGGAAAGAGGAGTTTATTGAGCAATTTCAATCTGGCGAAAAAATCGGTGCGCTTTGA
- the tatC gene encoding twin-arginine translocase subunit TatC, with the protein MEFLDHLEELRWRLIKGLIAVVLIAAVCTYFADFIVSEILIGPLKRTSPNAKLQNLIPYGQISLYLQAIFFSAVVAAFPIFAYQIWKFVEPGLEPHEKSATRFAVAFVSLCFFAGIAFGYFILLPVSLNFFAGFGTSLIENNISVDHYVSFFVGTLLTCGLVFELPFVSYVLSKIGFLTPPFMRHYRRHAIVAILILAAIVTPSTDIVTQLVIAVPMILLYEVSIWISAVVQRQRERAEQAEKEAEPYLQS; encoded by the coding sequence ATGGAATTTTTAGATCATCTCGAAGAACTACGCTGGCGACTCATCAAAGGGCTAATTGCAGTAGTACTGATTGCTGCCGTATGCACTTACTTTGCAGACTTCATCGTGTCTGAGATTTTGATTGGACCGCTCAAACGCACAAGCCCAAACGCAAAGTTGCAAAACCTGATTCCTTACGGGCAAATTTCGCTGTATTTGCAAGCGATATTCTTTTCTGCTGTGGTCGCAGCATTCCCAATTTTTGCCTATCAAATCTGGAAATTTGTTGAGCCCGGCTTAGAACCACACGAAAAAAGTGCCACACGCTTCGCAGTAGCATTTGTTTCGCTATGTTTTTTTGCAGGCATCGCATTTGGTTACTTTATACTTCTGCCCGTCTCACTCAACTTCTTTGCAGGGTTTGGCACGTCGCTAATTGAAAATAACATTTCGGTCGATCACTATGTCTCATTTTTTGTGGGAACACTGCTCACATGCGGCTTAGTGTTTGAACTTCCATTTGTGTCGTATGTACTCTCAAAAATTGGATTTCTCACGCCCCCTTTTATGCGCCACTACCGCAGGCATGCCATTGTCGCCATTCTCATTCTTGCGGCAATCGTAACGCCTTCGACCGACATCGTTACGCAATTGGTCATTGCCGTGCCGATGATATTGCTCTATGAAGTGAGCATCTGGATTTCAGCTGTTGTGCAGCGCCAGCGTGAAAGAGCAGAACAAGCAGAAAAAGAAGCGGAGCCATACTTACAATCTTGA